A window of the Camelus ferus isolate YT-003-E chromosome 22, BCGSAC_Cfer_1.0, whole genome shotgun sequence genome harbors these coding sequences:
- the UBL5 gene encoding ubiquitin-like protein 5, with the protein MIEVVCNDRLGKKVRVKCNTDDTIGDLKKLIAAQTGTRWNKIVLKKWYTIFKDHVSLGDYEIHDGMNLELYYQ; encoded by the exons ATGATCGAGGTTGTTTGCAACGACCGTCTGGGGAAGAAGGTCCGCGTTAAGTGCAA CACTGATGACACCATCGGGGACCTTAAGAAGCTGATTGCAGCCCAAACTGGCACCCGCTGGAACAAGATCGTATTGAAGAAGTG GTACACGATTTTTAAGGACCACGTGTCTCTGGGGGACT ATGAAATCCATGATGGGATGAACCTGGAGCTTTATTACCAGTAg